A part of Liolophura sinensis isolate JHLJ2023 chromosome 1, CUHK_Ljap_v2, whole genome shotgun sequence genomic DNA contains:
- the LOC135474448 gene encoding LOW QUALITY PROTEIN: homeobox protein Hox-A3a-like (The sequence of the model RefSeq protein was modified relative to this genomic sequence to represent the inferred CDS: deleted 1 base in 1 codon), translating into MSSQEVTELNFGNRDMQKSYYEPAQTFPGYYGHENGYGYDLSGPMGVSYPPQDPSPSNPPGADCYRPSCYLQQSHGHMNGGENIGPGSEYSNPYSSLNVPVNPCMQPLTVVTCSVSAGPPAPAHQQVQHPSSSLLSKPSQEIYPWMRESRQNPTKRQSQVSDQATVDPDPPSKRARTAYTSAQLVELEKEFHFNRYLCRPRRIEMAALLSLTERQIKIWFQNRRMKFKKEQKGKGDTDKLSPLSIDLDNHQEQPLSMTSHSQPGTMTSRLKSQSNGDSGLQEVNMNLNGNINLTSNGQLSIHEIQDLSSSDDSVGDMNSPVQQQHQQSHQAAHENQLPSQQHPNFQQRPGSQFPSVNSPPVTHPSIRQQQALTTTTSPFADSHPQTVNSVPSTSMATCPTTAYSGHNMADSMLSRTSPQGYMQNSQPVVSPKQHMTLPSHPLSDSSTYNDVIGMNTNSLTLGDNIPRYFGTHMPGFHHYSQGHYNYAPKLTHL; encoded by the exons ATGTCAAGCCAAGAAGTAACTGAATTAAATTTCGGAAATAGAGACATGCAGAAATCATATTACGAACCAGCTCAGACTTTTCCTGGATATTACGGCCATGAAAACGGGTATGGATATGATTTAAGTGGCCCCATGGGCGTCTCGTACCCACCTCAAGATCCCAGTCCTTCGAAC CCCCCGGGAGCGGACTGTTACCGACCCTCCTGTTATCTTCAGCAATCCCACGGTCACATGAATGGAGGGGAAAATATCGGACCAGGCTCGGAATATTCCAATCCATACAGCAGCCTAAATGTTCCTGTGAACCCGTGTATGCAGCCCCTGACAGTGGTTACCTGCAGTGTGTCGGCCGGTCCCCCAGCCCCGGCTCACCAACAAGTGCAGCACCCTTCCTCGTCTCTCCTGTCCAAACCCTCACAGGAAATCTACCCTTGGATGAGAGAATCCCGTCAGAACCCCACCAAACGTCAGAGTCAAGTCAGCGATCAGGCGACAG TTGATCCAGACCCTCCCTCCAAGCGAGCCCGAACTGCTTACACAAGCGCACAACTAGTCGAACTGGAAAAAGAGTTTCATTTTAATAGGTACCTCTGTCGGCCTCGGCGTATCGAAATGGCGGCTCTGTTGAGCCTTACGGAAAGGCAAATAAAAATATGGTTCCAGAATCGAAGGATGAAGTTCAAAAAAGAGCAAAAGGGAAAAGGAGACACTGATAAACTCTCCCCACTGAGCATAGACCTCGACAATCACCAAGAGCAACCACTTTCCATGACGTCACATTCACAGCCAGGAACGATGACGTCACGCCTGAAATCCCAGTCGAACGGGGACAGTGGTTTACAGGAAGTTAACATGAATTTAAATGGAAATATAAATCTGACGTCAAATGGACAATtaagtatacatgaaatacaggACTTGAGCTCGTCCGATGATTCTGTAGGGGACATGAATTCACCTGTCCAGCAGCAGCATCAGCAGTCCCACCAAGCTGCTCACGAAAATCAGCTGCCATCTCAGCAGCATCCAAACTTCCAGCAGCGGCCAGGTTCGCAGTTTCCGTCTGTGAACTCCCCGCCAGTAACCCACCCATCCATCAGGCAACAACAGGCCTTAACAACAACCACGTCGCCATTTGCCGACAGCCACCCACAGACCGTCAACAGCGTGCCGAGTACGTCAATGGcgacgtgcccaacaacggcttaCAGCGGTCACAATATGGCGGACAGCATGCTTTCCAGAACCAGTCCCCAAGGTTATATGCAAAACTCGCAGCCTGTTGTCTCTCCCAAACAACACATGACGCTTCCATCCCATCCGTTGAGCGACTCGTCCACATATAACGATGTTATTGGAATGAACACTAATTCACTGACACTTGGAGACAATATACCCCGCTACTTTGGCACACatatgcctggtttccaccattACTCTCAAGGACATTACAACTATGCTCCAAAGTTAACCCATTTGTAG